Proteins encoded in a region of the Triticum dicoccoides isolate Atlit2015 ecotype Zavitan chromosome 3A, WEW_v2.0, whole genome shotgun sequence genome:
- the LOC119272163 gene encoding F-box/LRR-repeat protein At3g03360-like — translation MEIESNPKYCRVIRRASSEEDRLSSLPDDVLHSIVGRVPLKQAVRTNAHSTRWACLWLHALAASAVLDFTDCCFVRGQSPGQIVATVNRCLVVHGAAPIDVFRVALSPFDAFRRDVVRWAAAALGRGAREVGVDMTQHADGRGALELPGDLFQAKSSLAVLSLGRCSLCHVPPGAAGLAGLTWLSLNQVDVADDAVGDVVSECRLLEFLSLKSCHLLVSVRVAGERLRGLEIVCCLAMRHLQVAEPMLESVAYHGDVLIWREDEPSGLEFVGLGGSGVRSDARPLLKDVHLSHIGYGEYDQEIHEFAYSGFMEQVAHAKILTLCSVGFLHMEEARSLAMGGVDTPNLEELQLLLDSMGDDDVTRFSGFFELVAAPLLERLFIRISFLIHNPFEPEFPWRARPPLTSWNLQLPDACGGTAATGEDADILLDYEIALDHLTFLKVVNFRGTRRELRLLRFVLRRAPVLEQLVLVTPEDVGTPGDHEQQESVRLLLKVVQEHVSEISKAWLWQEPRVTVCRPREDDSRSPAHTKYYHHDRA, via the exons ATGGAGATCGAATCTAACCCAAAGTATTGCAGAGTTATTAGAAGAGCATCATCCGAGGAGGACCGGCTGAGTAGCCTCCCCGACGACGTCCTCCACTCAATCGTCGGCCGGGTCCCCCTCAAACAAGCCGTCCGCACCAACGCCCACTCCACGAGGTGGGCGTGCCTGTGGCTCCACGCGCTCGCGGCCTCCGCCGTCCTCGACTTCACGGACTGCTGCTTCGTCCGCGGCCAGTCCCCGGGGCAGATCGTGGCCACCGTGAACCGCTGCCTCGTGGTACACGGCGCGGCGCCCATCGACGTGTTCCGCGTGGCGCTGTCCCCGTTCGACGCGTTTAGGCGGGACGTCGTCCGGTGGGCCGCGGCCGCCTTGGGGAGAGGTGCCAGGGAGGTGGGGGTGGACATGACGCAGCACGCCGACGGCCGCGGGGCTCTGGAGCTTCCCGGGGACCTCTTCCAGGCCAAGAGCTCCCTCGCAGTGCTAAGCCTCGGCCGGTGCAGCCTCTGTCACGTCCCGCCCGGTGCGGCGGGGCTCGCCGGCCTGACATGGCTCTCCCTCAACCAAGTCGACGTCGCCGATGATGCTGTCGGGGACGTGGTCTCCGAGTGCCGGCTGCTCGAGTTTCTGAGCCTGAAGAGTTGCCACCTCCTCGTGTCGGTGAGGGTCGCCGGCGAGAGGCTGCGGGGCCTGGAGATCGTGTGCTGCCTGGCCATGCGCCACCTGCAGGTGGCCGAGCCCATGCTGGAGTCCGTCGCCTACCACGGCGACGTCCTCATCTGGAGAGAGGACGAGCCGTCCGGCTTGGAGTTTGTTGGCCTAGGCGGCAGTGGGGTGCGGTCCGATGCCAGGCCGTTGCTAAAAGACGTGCACCTGTCCCACATTGGCTACGGCGAATACGACCAAGAAATTCACGAGTTTGCGTACTCAGGCTTCATGGAACAGGTTGCGCATGCCAAGATTTTGACACTTTGTTCCGTGGGCTTTCTG CACATGGAAGAAGCGCGATCGTTGGCTATGGGCGGTGTGGATACCCCGAACTTAGAAGAATTGCAGCTGCTCTTGGACTCCATGGGCGACGACGATGTTACTCGCTTCTCCGGATTCTTCGAGCTCGTCGCGGCGCCGCTCCTCGAGCGCCTCTTTATCCGGATAAGCTTCCTGATACACAATCCATTCGAACCTGAATTTCCATGGCGTGCGAGGCCGCCTCTAACAAGCTGGAACTTGCAGCTCCCAGACGCGTGCGGCGGCACGGCGGCGACCGGCGAGGATGCGGATATCCTTCTCGACTACGAGATCGCTCTCGATCACCTGACGTTCCTCAAGGTGGTGAACTTCCGAGGGACTAGGCGCGAGCTGCGGCTGCTAAGGTTCGTCCTGCGCAGGGCTCCTGTCCTCGAGCAGTTGGTGCTCGTCACCCCGGAAGACGTGGGAACTCCGGGAGACCATGAACAGCAGGAGAGCGTCCGCCTGCTCCTTAAGGTCGTCCAAGAGCATGTGTCAGAGATCAGCAAGGCGTGGCTCTGGCAGGAGCCCCGCGTCACCGTGTGCCGGCCGAGGGAGGACGACAGCCGGAGCCCTGCGCACACCAAGTACTACCACCATGATCGGGCGTAG